In the Agrococcus sp. Marseille-Q4369 genome, one interval contains:
- the rpsH gene encoding 30S ribosomal protein S8, with amino-acid sequence MTMTDPVADMLTRLRNANTAMHDEVTLPSSTLKANIAEILEREGYITGWKVEDARVGKTLTLGLKYGPNRERAIAGIKRVSKPGLRVYARSTEIPQVHGGLGVAILSTSSGLLTDREAEQKGVGGEVLAYVW; translated from the coding sequence ATGACGATGACCGATCCGGTCGCCGACATGCTGACGCGTCTGCGCAACGCCAACACGGCGATGCACGACGAGGTCACGCTGCCGTCGTCGACCCTGAAGGCGAACATCGCCGAGATCCTCGAGCGCGAGGGCTACATCACGGGCTGGAAGGTCGAGGACGCACGCGTCGGCAAGACCCTCACGCTCGGCCTGAAGTACGGCCCCAACCGCGAGCGCGCGATCGCCGGCATCAAGCGGGTCTCGAAGCCGGGCCTGCGCGTCTACGCGCGCTCGACCGAGATCCCCCAGGTGCACGGCGGCCTCGGCGTCGCGATCCTGTCCACGAGCTCGGGCCTCCTCACGGACCGTGAGGCCGAGCAGAAGGGCGTCGGCGGGGAAGTCCTCGCCTACGTGTGGTGA
- the rpsS gene encoding 30S ribosomal protein S19, with translation MPRSLKKGPFVDDHLLTKVVRQNEAGSKNVIKTWSRRSMIVPAMLGHTIAVHDGRKHIPVFVTETMVGHKLGEFAPTRTFRGHVKDDKKGRRR, from the coding sequence ATGCCCCGCAGCCTCAAGAAGGGTCCGTTCGTCGACGACCACCTCCTCACCAAGGTGGTTCGGCAGAACGAGGCCGGCAGCAAGAACGTCATCAAGACGTGGTCGCGCCGCTCGATGATCGTGCCGGCCATGCTCGGCCACACGATCGCCGTGCACGACGGTCGCAAGCACATCCCGGTCTTCGTCACTGAGACGATGGTCGGCCACAAGCTGGGCGAGTTCGCGCCCACCCGCACCTTCCGCGGTCACGTGAAGGACGACAAGAAGGGCCGTCGCCGCTGA
- the rplV gene encoding 50S ribosomal protein L22 codes for MVESIARVRHIRVTPQKARRVVDMIRGKQAEEALAILKFAPQGASEPVFKLVASAMANARVKADQANEYLDEQDLYVARAFVDEGTTLKRFQPRAQGRAFRINKRTSHITVVLATPTTEDEK; via the coding sequence ATGGTTGAGTCGATCGCTCGCGTTCGTCACATCCGCGTGACCCCTCAGAAGGCCCGCCGCGTCGTCGACATGATCCGCGGCAAGCAGGCCGAAGAGGCCCTCGCGATCCTGAAGTTCGCCCCGCAGGGCGCCTCGGAGCCCGTGTTCAAGCTCGTCGCCTCGGCGATGGCGAACGCTCGGGTCAAGGCGGACCAGGCGAACGAGTACCTCGACGAGCAGGACCTCTACGTGGCCCGCGCGTTCGTCGACGAGGGCACCACGCTCAAGCGGTTCCAGCCGCGTGCACAGGGTCGCGCGTTCCGCATCAACAAGCGGACGAGCCACATCACCGTCGTGCTCGCGACGCCGACCACGGAGGACGAGAAGTAA
- the map gene encoding type I methionyl aminopeptidase — protein MRGRGPYKSRRELAGMREPGRITALALEAVERAIAPGVTTLELDAIAERVIREHGAVPNFQLEPGYEHTLCTNVNDVVVHGIPNGTPLQPGDIVTVDCGATIDGFHGDAAISVVVPGGDPAVTDARQRLSDVTHDALWAGIAALAGAKQLGEVGVAIEEHIDAHSDYGISEDYIGHGIGRAMHEEPPVFNYRTRVMGPAVKPGLCVAIEPIIHAKGTATTVDADGWTVRSADGSDACQWEHSVAVHSGGIWVLTALDGGASRLAPLGVEPVPIPDR, from the coding sequence ATGCGCGGCCGCGGCCCCTACAAGTCGCGCCGCGAGCTCGCCGGCATGCGCGAGCCGGGCCGCATCACCGCGCTCGCGCTCGAGGCGGTCGAGCGCGCGATCGCGCCGGGCGTGACGACGCTCGAGCTCGACGCGATCGCCGAGCGGGTCATCCGCGAGCACGGGGCCGTGCCGAACTTCCAGCTCGAGCCCGGCTACGAGCACACCCTCTGCACGAACGTCAACGACGTCGTCGTGCACGGCATCCCGAACGGCACACCGCTGCAGCCGGGCGACATCGTCACCGTCGACTGCGGCGCCACGATCGACGGCTTCCACGGCGACGCCGCGATCTCGGTCGTGGTGCCCGGCGGCGACCCTGCGGTGACGGATGCGCGGCAGCGGCTGAGCGACGTCACGCACGACGCGCTGTGGGCCGGGATCGCCGCGCTCGCCGGGGCGAAGCAGCTCGGCGAGGTCGGGGTCGCGATCGAGGAGCACATCGACGCGCACAGCGACTACGGCATCAGCGAGGACTACATCGGCCACGGCATCGGCCGCGCGATGCACGAGGAGCCGCCCGTCTTCAACTACCGCACGCGCGTCATGGGGCCCGCGGTCAAGCCGGGACTGTGCGTCGCGATCGAGCCGATCATCCACGCGAAGGGCACCGCGACGACCGTCGACGCCGACGGCTGGACGGTGCGGAGCGCCGACGGCTCCGACGCGTGCCAGTGGGAGCACTCCGTCGCCGTCCACTCGGGCGGCATCTGGGTGCT
- a CDS encoding adenylate kinase has protein sequence MANLLIVGPPGAGKGTQAARLAAALRVPAVSTGDIFRQNIKDQTELGKRVTAILDAGEYVPDELTNELVDDRLAQPDAEGGYLLDGYPRTAGQVEYLDGVNLRRGEQLDAVVRLVADTDEVVRRLTARAAEQGRSDDTEEVIRHRLDVYERETAPLIAIFEERGLVVEVDGIGAVDEVTERILAGLAARGIEA, from the coding sequence ATGGCGAACCTCCTCATCGTCGGCCCGCCCGGAGCGGGCAAGGGCACCCAGGCAGCTCGGCTGGCCGCGGCACTGCGCGTGCCCGCGGTCTCGACCGGGGACATCTTCCGCCAGAACATCAAGGACCAGACCGAGCTCGGCAAGCGGGTCACGGCGATCCTCGACGCCGGGGAGTACGTGCCCGACGAGCTCACGAACGAGCTCGTCGACGACCGGCTCGCGCAGCCCGACGCCGAGGGCGGCTACCTGCTCGACGGCTACCCGCGCACGGCGGGGCAGGTCGAGTACCTCGACGGCGTGAACCTGCGCCGCGGCGAGCAGCTCGACGCGGTTGTGCGCCTCGTCGCCGACACCGACGAGGTCGTCCGCCGCCTCACGGCCCGCGCCGCCGAGCAGGGCCGCAGCGACGACACCGAGGAGGTCATCCGCCACCGCCTCGACGTCTACGAGCGCGAGACCGCCCCGCTCATCGCGATCTTCGAGGAGCGCGGCCTCGTCGTCGAGGTCGACGGCATCGGCGCGGTCGACGAGGTGACCGAGCGCATCCTCGCGGGTCTCGCCGCACGCGGCATCGAGGCCTGA
- the rpsC gene encoding 30S ribosomal protein S3 — protein MGQKVNPYGFRLGITTDHVSRWFAESTKPGQRYADYVAEDVRIRKMLKTSLDRAGVARIEIERTRDRVRVDIHTARPGIVIGRRGAEAERIRADLEKLTGKQIQLNILEVKNPEASAQLVAQGIAEQLSARVAFRRAMRKGLQSAQRAGAKGVKIKVSGRLGGAEMSRSESYREGRVPLHTLRSNIDYGFYEARTTFGRIGVKVWIYNGELTNRELAREQANQKPQRERRGPRRDAPAAAGVEA, from the coding sequence ATGGGACAGAAGGTCAACCCGTACGGCTTCCGCCTCGGCATCACCACCGACCACGTGTCGCGCTGGTTCGCCGAGTCGACGAAGCCGGGGCAGCGCTACGCCGACTACGTCGCCGAGGACGTCCGCATCCGCAAGATGCTCAAGACGAGCCTCGACCGCGCCGGCGTCGCCCGCATCGAGATCGAGCGCACCCGTGACCGGGTCCGCGTCGACATCCACACCGCCCGCCCGGGCATCGTGATCGGCCGCCGCGGCGCCGAGGCCGAGCGCATCCGCGCCGACCTCGAGAAGCTCACCGGCAAGCAGATCCAGCTGAACATCCTCGAGGTCAAGAACCCCGAGGCGTCTGCCCAGCTCGTCGCGCAGGGCATCGCCGAGCAGCTCAGCGCTCGCGTGGCGTTCCGCCGCGCGATGCGCAAGGGCCTGCAGTCGGCGCAGCGCGCCGGCGCGAAGGGCGTGAAGATCAAGGTCTCCGGCCGCCTCGGCGGCGCGGAGATGAGCCGCAGCGAGTCGTACCGCGAGGGCCGCGTGCCCCTGCACACGCTCCGGTCGAACATCGACTACGGCTTCTACGAGGCCCGCACGACCTTCGGCCGCATCGGCGTGAAGGTCTGGATCTACAACGGTGAGCTCACCAACCGCGAGCTCGCTCGCGAGCAGGCGAACCAGAAGCCGCAGCGAGAGCGTCGGGGCCCCCGTCGCGACGCGCCGGCCGCAGCAGGAGTCGAGGCGTAA
- the rpsQ gene encoding 30S ribosomal protein S17, protein MATEQKDESVQRGYRKSRMGYVVSDKMEKTVVVEVEDRVKHPLYGKVIRKSSKVKAHDEQNAAGIGDRVLIAETRPMSATKRWRIVEILEKAK, encoded by the coding sequence ATGGCTACCGAGCAGAAGGACGAGAGCGTCCAGCGCGGATACCGCAAGTCGCGCATGGGCTACGTCGTCTCCGACAAGATGGAGAAGACGGTCGTCGTCGAGGTCGAGGACCGCGTGAAGCACCCGCTGTACGGCAAGGTCATCCGCAAGTCGTCCAAGGTCAAGGCGCACGACGAGCAGAACGCAGCCGGCATCGGCGACCGCGTCCTGATCGCAGAGACCCGCCCGATGAGCGCGACCAAGCGGTGGCGCATCGTCGAGATCCTCGAGAAGGCCAAGTAG
- the secY gene encoding preprotein translocase subunit SecY, translating to MFSAIARIFKTRDLRRKILFTLAIVAIFRLGSFIPAPFVDYSNVQQCIAANSQATGLYQLVNLFSGGALLQLSIFALGIMPYITAAIIVQLLRVVIPHFETLYKEGQQGQAKLTQYTRYLTIALGVLQSTTLITVARSGALFSATGGPSLPQCQNLLTNDSWWSIALMIITMTAGTGLIMWLGELITERGIGNGMSLLIFTSIAATFPGALGIIFETQGVNTFIMVLLVGVLIMGLVVFVEQSQRRIPVQYAKRMVGRRMYGGQSTYIPIKVNMAGVVPVIFASSLLYLPALVAQFNMPADGTAPADWVLWVQANFTTGDHPLYMLVFFLLIVGFTYFYVAITFNPEDVADNMKKYGGFIPGIRAGRPTAEYLDYVLTRITFPGSLYLGLIALIPLIALATVGANQNFPFGGASILIIVGVGLETVRQIDAQLQQRHYEGLIR from the coding sequence GTGTTCAGTGCCATCGCACGCATCTTCAAGACGCGAGACCTGCGTCGGAAGATCCTCTTCACGCTCGCGATCGTCGCGATCTTCCGGCTCGGGTCGTTCATCCCCGCGCCGTTCGTCGACTACAGCAACGTGCAGCAGTGCATCGCGGCCAACTCCCAGGCGACCGGGCTCTACCAGCTCGTCAACCTCTTCTCCGGCGGCGCGCTGCTCCAGCTGAGCATCTTCGCGCTGGGCATCATGCCCTACATCACCGCCGCGATCATCGTGCAGCTGCTGCGCGTGGTCATCCCGCACTTCGAGACCCTCTACAAGGAGGGCCAGCAGGGCCAGGCGAAGCTCACGCAGTACACGCGCTACCTCACGATCGCGCTCGGCGTGCTCCAGTCGACGACCCTCATCACCGTCGCCCGCTCCGGCGCCCTCTTCTCGGCCACCGGGGGCCCCTCGCTCCCGCAGTGCCAGAACCTGCTGACGAACGACTCCTGGTGGTCGATCGCGCTCATGATCATCACCATGACCGCCGGCACGGGCCTCATCATGTGGCTCGGCGAGCTCATCACCGAGCGCGGCATCGGCAACGGCATGTCGCTGCTCATCTTCACGTCGATCGCGGCGACCTTCCCCGGCGCCCTCGGCATCATCTTCGAGACGCAGGGCGTCAACACCTTCATCATGGTGCTGCTCGTCGGCGTCCTGATCATGGGTCTCGTCGTGTTCGTCGAGCAGTCCCAGCGCCGCATCCCCGTGCAGTACGCGAAGCGCATGGTCGGCAGGCGCATGTACGGCGGGCAGTCGACCTACATCCCGATCAAGGTCAACATGGCCGGCGTCGTGCCCGTCATCTTCGCCTCGTCGCTGCTGTACCTCCCGGCGCTCGTCGCGCAGTTCAACATGCCGGCCGACGGCACCGCTCCCGCCGACTGGGTGCTGTGGGTGCAGGCGAACTTCACGACCGGCGACCACCCGCTCTACATGCTGGTGTTCTTCCTGCTCATCGTCGGATTCACGTACTTCTACGTCGCGATCACCTTCAACCCCGAGGATGTCGCCGACAACATGAAGAAGTACGGCGGCTTCATCCCGGGCATCCGCGCGGGCCGCCCGACGGCCGAGTACCTCGACTACGTGCTCACCCGCATCACCTTCCCCGGATCGCTCTACCTCGGGCTCATCGCGCTCATCCCGCTCATCGCCCTCGCGACGGTCGGCGCGAACCAGAACTTCCCGTTCGGCGGGGCATCGATCCTCATCATCGTCGGCGTCGGCCTCGAGACGGTCCGCCAGATCGACGCGCAGCTGCAGCAGCGCCATTACGAAGGGCTCATCCGCTAA
- the rpmC gene encoding 50S ribosomal protein L29, with the protein MAIGSKELMPAELATMDDERLVVELKRAKEELFNLRFQSATGQLDSHGRLRAVKRDIARLYTVIRERELGISASPAPVEKAADKKKSKKADEAATSEKDQKAEDN; encoded by the coding sequence ATGGCGATCGGTTCCAAGGAGCTCATGCCCGCCGAGCTCGCCACCATGGACGACGAGCGACTCGTCGTCGAGCTGAAGCGGGCCAAGGAGGAGCTGTTCAACCTCCGCTTCCAGTCGGCCACCGGCCAGCTGGACTCGCACGGCCGCCTGCGCGCCGTCAAGCGCGACATCGCGCGGCTGTACACCGTGATCCGCGAGCGCGAGCTCGGCATCAGCGCCTCGCCGGCGCCGGTCGAGAAGGCTGCGGACAAGAAGAAGTCGAAGAAGGCCGACGAGGCCGCGACTTCTGAGAAGGACCAGAAGGCTGAGGACAACTGA
- the rpmD gene encoding 50S ribosomal protein L30, with amino-acid sequence MSKLKITQIKSVISEKQYQRETLRSLGLKRIGQSVEREDNEQNRGYVNTVRHLVKVEEIQND; translated from the coding sequence GTGAGCAAGCTGAAGATCACGCAGATCAAGTCCGTGATCAGCGAGAAGCAGTACCAGCGCGAGACGCTCCGCTCGCTGGGCCTCAAGCGCATCGGCCAGTCGGTCGAGCGCGAGGACAACGAGCAGAACCGCGGTTACGTCAACACGGTTCGGCACCTCGTCAAGGTCGAGGAGATCCAGAATGACTGA
- the rplN gene encoding 50S ribosomal protein L14: MIQQESRIKVADNTGAKELLTIRVLGGSGRRYAGLGDTIVATVKDAIPGGNVKKGDVVKAVVVRTVKSTRRADGSYIKFDENAAVILKNDGDPRGTRIFGPVGRELRDKRFMKIVSLAPEVI, translated from the coding sequence ATGATCCAGCAGGAATCCCGCATCAAGGTCGCCGACAACACCGGCGCCAAGGAGCTCCTGACCATCCGCGTGCTCGGCGGCTCCGGCCGTCGCTACGCGGGCCTCGGTGACACCATCGTGGCCACGGTCAAGGACGCCATCCCCGGCGGCAACGTCAAGAAGGGCGACGTCGTCAAGGCGGTCGTCGTCCGCACCGTGAAGTCGACGCGCCGCGCCGACGGCTCGTACATCAAGTTCGACGAGAACGCAGCGGTCATCCTGAAGAACGACGGAGACCCCCGAGGCACCCGCATCTTCGGTCCCGTCGGTCGCGAGCTCCGCGACAAGCGCTTCATGAAGATCGTCTCGCTCGCACCGGAGGTGATCTGA
- the rplB gene encoding 50S ribosomal protein L2, with product MAIRKYKPTTPGRRGSSVADFAEITRSTPEKSLLRPLPKTGGRNNTGRITTRHIGGGHKRQYRVIDFRRNDKDGVNARVAHIEYDPNRTARIALLHFEDGTKRYILAPNKLSQGDVVESGAGADIKPGNNLPLRNIPTGTVVHAIELRPGGGAKLARSAGASVRLVAKDGPYAQLRLPSGEIRNVDARCRATIGEVGNAEQSNINWGKAGRNRWKGIRPTVRGVAMNPVDHPHGGGEGKTSGGRHPVSPWGQAEGRTRRPNKPSDQLIVRRRPTGKKKR from the coding sequence ATGGCAATCCGCAAGTACAAGCCGACGACCCCCGGTCGTCGTGGCTCCTCCGTCGCCGACTTCGCTGAGATCACCCGGTCGACGCCCGAGAAGTCGCTGCTGCGCCCGCTGCCCAAGACCGGCGGCCGCAACAACACCGGTCGCATCACGACCCGTCACATCGGCGGCGGTCACAAGCGCCAGTACCGCGTCATCGATTTCCGTCGCAACGACAAGGACGGCGTGAACGCCCGCGTCGCGCACATCGAGTACGACCCGAACCGCACGGCGCGCATCGCGCTGCTGCACTTCGAGGACGGCACGAAGCGCTACATCCTGGCCCCGAACAAGCTCTCGCAGGGCGACGTCGTGGAGTCGGGCGCAGGCGCCGACATCAAGCCGGGCAACAACCTGCCGCTGCGCAACATCCCCACGGGCACCGTCGTGCACGCGATCGAGCTCCGCCCCGGTGGCGGCGCGAAGCTCGCGCGCTCGGCCGGCGCCTCGGTGCGCCTCGTCGCCAAGGACGGCCCCTACGCGCAGCTCCGCCTGCCGTCGGGCGAGATCCGCAACGTCGACGCGCGCTGCCGCGCCACGATCGGCGAGGTCGGCAACGCCGAGCAGTCGAACATCAACTGGGGCAAGGCCGGCCGCAACCGCTGGAAGGGCATCCGCCCGACGGTCCGCGGTGTCGCGATGAACCCGGTCGACCACCCGCACGGCGGTGGCGAGGGCAAGACGAGCGGTGGCCGCCACCCCGTCAGCCCCTGGGGCCAGGCCGAGGGCCGCACGCGCCGCCCGAACAAGCCGAGCGACCAGCTCATCGTCCGTCGCCGCCCCACCGGCAAGAAGAAGCGCTAG
- the rplR gene encoding 50S ribosomal protein L18 encodes MGIGTRGKSKSAARGRRHARLRKKIVGTPLVPRLVVTRSARHVFVQVVDDSQGVTVASASTMEADLRAFDGDKTAKAKRVGELVAERAKAAGIESVVFDRGGNRYAGRVAAIADGAREAGLGL; translated from the coding sequence ATGGGCATCGGTACCCGAGGCAAGAGCAAGTCGGCTGCCCGCGGTCGTCGTCACGCACGCCTGCGCAAGAAGATCGTCGGCACCCCGCTGGTGCCGCGCCTCGTCGTCACCCGCTCGGCACGCCACGTGTTCGTGCAGGTCGTCGACGACTCGCAGGGCGTCACGGTCGCATCCGCGTCCACGATGGAGGCCGACCTCCGCGCCTTCGACGGCGACAAGACGGCGAAGGCCAAGCGCGTCGGCGAGCTCGTCGCCGAGCGCGCCAAGGCTGCCGGCATCGAGTCGGTCGTCTTCGACCGCGGCGGCAACCGCTACGCCGGCCGCGTCGCGGCGATCGCCGACGGCGCACGAGAGGCAGGGCTGGGACTGTGA
- the rplE gene encoding 50S ribosomal protein L5, giving the protein MTDTAVRLPRLKQQYRETIIPTLREEFGYANVMQVPGLTKIVVNTGVGEAARDSKVIEGAIRDLTQITGQKPMVTSARKSIAQFKLREGMPIGAHVTLRGDRMWEFLDRLLTLALPRIRDFRGLSPKQFDGNGNYTFGLQEQSVFHEIDQDKIDRVRGFDITVVTTAKNDDEGRALLKALGFPFQS; this is encoded by the coding sequence ATGACTGACACCGCTGTGCGCCTCCCGCGGCTCAAGCAGCAGTACCGCGAGACGATCATCCCGACGCTCCGCGAGGAGTTCGGCTACGCCAACGTCATGCAGGTGCCGGGGCTCACGAAGATCGTCGTGAACACCGGCGTCGGCGAGGCCGCGCGCGACTCGAAGGTGATCGAGGGCGCGATCCGCGACCTCACCCAGATCACGGGGCAGAAGCCGATGGTCACGAGCGCCCGCAAGTCGATCGCGCAGTTCAAGCTGCGCGAGGGCATGCCGATCGGTGCGCACGTCACGCTGCGCGGCGACCGCATGTGGGAGTTCCTCGACCGTCTGCTGACGCTCGCCCTCCCGCGCATCCGCGACTTCCGCGGCCTGAGCCCGAAGCAGTTCGACGGCAACGGCAACTACACCTTCGGCCTCCAGGAGCAGTCCGTGTTCCACGAGATCGACCAGGACAAGATCGACCGCGTCCGCGGCTTCGACATCACCGTCGTCACGACGGCGAAGAACGACGACGAGGGTCGCGCGCTGCTCAAGGCGCTCGGCTTCCCCTTCCAGTCCTGA
- the rplO gene encoding 50S ribosomal protein L15 — protein sequence MTDKNESTELPSLKVHHLRPAPGAKTARTRVGRGEASKGKTAGRGTKGTKARNSVRAGFEGGQLNSVMRAPKLRGFKNPFRTEYQVVNVGQLQSLYPNGGDVTVADLVAKGAVRKNELVKVLAGGELSVALTIDVDKVSAAAEQKIVAAGGSVK from the coding sequence ATGACTGACAAGAACGAGTCGACCGAGCTGCCGTCGCTCAAGGTGCACCACCTCCGGCCCGCGCCGGGCGCGAAGACCGCCCGCACGCGCGTCGGCCGCGGTGAGGCGTCGAAGGGCAAGACGGCCGGTCGCGGCACCAAGGGCACGAAGGCCCGCAACTCCGTGCGCGCGGGCTTCGAGGGCGGCCAGCTCAACAGCGTCATGCGCGCCCCGAAGCTGCGCGGGTTCAAGAACCCGTTCCGCACCGAGTACCAGGTGGTCAACGTGGGGCAGCTGCAGTCGCTGTACCCGAACGGCGGCGACGTCACGGTCGCCGACCTGGTGGCCAAGGGCGCGGTCCGCAAGAACGAGCTCGTGAAGGTGCTCGCCGGCGGAGAGCTCTCCGTCGCGCTGACGATCGACGTCGACAAGGTGTCGGCGGCGGCCGAGCAGAAGATCGTGGCCGCTGGCGGCTCCGTCAAGTAA
- the rpsE gene encoding 30S ribosomal protein S5, with translation MSEENKDTQVTDTTQQPAAEAATTADHRDEPREQRRGSRDRGTRNERGRRDDRTENQFLERVVTINRVSKVVKGGRRFSFTALVVVGDGDGLVGVGYGKAREVPTAISKGVEEAKKNFFRVPRIGRSIPHPVQGEAAAGVVLLRPAAAGTGVIAGGPVRAVLECAGIHDVLSKSLGSSNSINIVHATVAALRMLEEPRAVAARRGLDLDRVLPKQLARIQAEFTKHEAEIAKAASK, from the coding sequence GTGAGCGAAGAGAACAAGGACACGCAGGTGACGGACACCACGCAGCAGCCTGCTGCTGAGGCCGCGACGACGGCCGACCACCGCGACGAGCCGCGCGAGCAGCGCCGGGGGAGCCGCGACCGCGGCACCCGCAACGAGCGCGGCCGCCGCGACGACCGCACGGAGAACCAGTTCCTCGAGCGCGTCGTCACGATCAACCGCGTCTCGAAGGTCGTCAAGGGCGGCCGCCGCTTCAGCTTCACGGCGCTCGTCGTCGTCGGCGACGGCGACGGTCTCGTGGGCGTCGGCTACGGCAAGGCCCGCGAGGTCCCGACGGCGATCTCGAAGGGCGTCGAGGAGGCGAAGAAGAACTTCTTCCGCGTCCCCCGCATCGGCCGCTCGATCCCGCACCCCGTGCAGGGCGAGGCCGCTGCCGGCGTCGTGCTGCTGCGTCCCGCTGCCGCCGGTACCGGTGTCATCGCGGGTGGCCCCGTGCGCGCCGTGCTCGAGTGCGCCGGCATCCACGACGTCCTGAGCAAGTCGCTCGGCTCGTCGAACTCCATCAACATCGTGCACGCCACCGTGGCGGCGCTGCGGATGCTCGAGGAGCCCCGCGCCGTCGCCGCTCGTCGTGGCCTCGACCTCGACCGCGTGCTGCCCAAGCAGCTCGCGCGCATCCAGGCCGAGTTCACGAAGCACGAGGCCGAGATCGCGAAGGCGGCATCCAAGTGA
- the rplF gene encoding 50S ribosomal protein L6 produces the protein MSRIGRLPIDIPAGVEVTVNDGVVTVKGPKGELQLQVAQPIEVEVADGQVQVTRPDDERESRSLHGLTRTLIANDIVGVTEGYSKSLEVVGTGYRVQAKGTGVEFALGYSHPINVDPPAGITLTVEGNNKVTVSGISKQAVGEVAANLRKLRKPEPYKGKGVRYAGEQIRRKAGKAGK, from the coding sequence ATGTCACGAATCGGACGTCTCCCCATCGACATCCCCGCTGGTGTCGAGGTCACGGTGAACGACGGCGTCGTCACCGTCAAGGGCCCGAAGGGCGAGCTGCAGCTGCAGGTCGCGCAGCCCATCGAGGTCGAGGTCGCCGACGGCCAGGTGCAGGTCACCCGGCCCGACGACGAGCGCGAGTCGCGCTCGCTGCACGGCCTCACCCGCACCCTCATCGCCAACGACATCGTCGGCGTGACCGAGGGCTACTCGAAGTCCCTCGAGGTCGTCGGCACCGGCTACCGCGTGCAGGCCAAGGGCACCGGGGTCGAGTTCGCGCTCGGCTACTCGCACCCGATCAACGTCGACCCGCCCGCCGGGATCACGCTCACGGTCGAGGGCAACAACAAGGTCACCGTCAGCGGCATCTCCAAGCAGGCCGTCGGCGAGGTGGCTGCGAACCTCCGCAAGCTGCGCAAGCCGGAGCCCTACAAGGGCAAGGGCGTGCGGTACGCGGGCGAGCAGATCCGCCGCAAGGCTGGAAAGGCTGGTAAGTGA
- the rplX gene encoding 50S ribosomal protein L24, whose product MASIKKGDLVVVIAGARESRGGDRGKTGRVIEVLREQNRVIVEGVNLVTKHIKVGQTNRGTRTGGIETHEAPIHVSNVALVDPETKKPTRVRREVKTAEKNGVTTTTKVRVATKSGKEIKSND is encoded by the coding sequence ATGGCCAGCATCAAGAAGGGCGACCTCGTCGTCGTCATCGCAGGCGCGCGCGAGTCGCGCGGCGGCGACCGGGGGAAGACCGGCCGCGTGATAGAGGTGCTGCGCGAGCAGAACCGCGTGATCGTGGAGGGCGTCAACCTCGTCACCAAGCACATCAAGGTCGGGCAGACCAACCGCGGCACCCGCACGGGCGGCATCGAGACCCACGAGGCCCCGATCCACGTGTCGAACGTCGCGCTCGTCGACCCCGAGACCAAGAAGCCCACCCGCGTGCGCCGCGAGGTCAAGACCGCCGAGAAGAACGGCGTCACGACCACGACGAAGGTCCGCGTCGCGACGAAGTCGGGCAAGGAGATCAAGAGCAATGACTGA
- the rplP gene encoding 50S ribosomal protein L16, with protein MLIPRRVKHRKQHHPKRSGQATGGTKVSFGEYGIQALTPAYVTNRQIESARIAMTRHIKRGGKVWINIYPDRPLTKKPAETRMGSGKGSPEWWVANVKPGRVLFEVAGVDEQLAREALTRAIHKLPLKARIIKREEADA; from the coding sequence ATGCTCATCCCCCGTCGAGTCAAGCACCGCAAGCAGCACCACCCGAAGCGCTCGGGCCAGGCGACCGGTGGCACGAAGGTCAGCTTCGGCGAGTACGGCATCCAGGCACTCACGCCTGCGTACGTCACGAACCGGCAGATCGAGTCCGCGCGAATCGCGATGACCCGCCACATCAAGCGTGGCGGCAAGGTGTGGATCAACATCTACCCCGACCGTCCCCTCACGAAGAAGCCCGCCGAGACCCGCATGGGCTCCGGCAAGGGTTCGCCCGAGTGGTGGGTCGCCAACGTCAAGCCGGGTCGCGTCCTCTTCGAGGTCGCCGGTGTCGACGAGCAGCTCGCGCGCGAAGCGCTGACGCGAGCCATCCACAAGCTGCCGCTCAAGGCACGCATCATCAAGCGCGAGGAGGCTGACGCATAA